The DNA sequence CGGACCTGCCGAAGGTTTCGTCGCTGATCCCACCGACCGGCTGGTAGGAATCGAAACTGGCAAGCCCACCGTGCTGCTCGAAGACGTCGTGACCGCACTGCGGGCCTTTTCCCCCCACGGTCAGCCAACCGGTGTCATCAGCGTTTCGATCGATCCAACCGCCGAAGGCCTACAGCGTATGCAGCAATTTTTGGCCTCGGTTCGTGGTCGTGTGCGTCCCGGCGACGCTCAGCAACTCGCCCATGGGCTGAAGAACAACCTCGGACTGCAAACCGTTTCGATTCGCGGTATTCCTAATGACACCCACTTTGCCCGCGTTCTCGTTGAAGCCGATTACCGAATGAAATTGATCGGGATCGGACTGGAACAATTGCCCGTGCCGGTGAAGAGCTACGTCGAGCGTGCTAATCCGGCCGCAGTCGCTGCGAACGCGATGGAACGTTGGTATTTTCAGCCGACCTACGACGGGATTTCGGTCAGCGAAGACGGTCTGGCGATGAAAATCAACGAACGTGGCGTTCAGCTAGTCGGCGAGAACGAACGAGTCGCAGGTGGCAACCGAACGATTACCAAACGAGTCAACAAGGCCAGCCAAGCGTTCTGCCAAGACTTCACCGAGAAATTTCCCCTGATCGCAGATCGTGTCCGGATCTACGCCGAACTTCGGCAGTTAATGGACGTTTCGATCGCCGCCGCTTACATCCAGGAGCAAGACTTTTATGGTCAGGCAAATTGGGGGATGCAAGTTTTGGGCAGTGAAAACAGCGTCGCAGTTCAGACCTACACCGCGCCTGAGCAAGTCGAAACGGCCGTCAACGCAATCTGGCGTGGTAGCACGCTGATGACTCCTCTCGGCGGTGGCGTTCAAATGCAACCGCGCAAAGCGTTGACCAGTAAGAATTTGGTCGTCGATCGCGACGGAAAAAACAACGCAGTTAAGCAATCGGCTGGCCCTGCTAATCTGGACGATGGTCAGTGGTGGTGGGACTGATTCGCTTTTCAGCCATCTGAACCCTAAACTGGTCAGTGAAGGTTTCTCCTTTGCTGGCCAGTTTTTTTATGGATCGAGAGCACACGCCCATCACTCCGCCTTCGGCAGCGGCCGACGACTCGCAGGTTCCCGCTTGCCCGACAGTGGAATCGTCCGGATCGATCGATGTGAAAACGCCATCTGCTTCGGCAAACACCCCGATGGTGGTGATATACAACCAAACACAAAGTTGCCCCTACTTGGATGGGCAAGTCGCTCGCATGCCGTTGGAGCATCCCGTCATGCGACTTGAACCGGCGGGGTTGGACGATCTGCTTGTCAACGGATACCGCCGCACCGGGCCTTTTTTCTACCGGACACAGTGTCCGAGTTGCCGCGAGTGCATTCCGGTGCGTGTCGACGTAAACCAGTTTCGATTTTCATCTTCGATGCGGCGGATCATCAATCGCTGTGACCGTGAGTTACGTGTCGTTTGGGGAACCGCCAAGGCTGACCCCATTCGATTGGATCTGTTTAACCGCCATCGTTCAAAGCGAGAATTGACTCAGAACGGGCCGAGCAGCCTGGCTGACTACCACGAATTCTTAGTGGCGACGAGTGTCAATACCGCAGAGATCGCGTTGTACCGGCAGGAGAAGCTGATCGGGGTGGCGATCACCGACGTCGCGGCGAACTCACTCAATGCTGTTTACACGCACTTCGACCCCGATTTCGCGAAGTACTCCATCGGAACCCTGGCGATTCTGTTGCAGTTTAAGAAGGCTCTCGAAACCAACCGCCGGTATGTCTATTTGGGGTTATACGTGGCCGATAACTCGCACTTAAACTACAAACGCCGGTTCCAGCCTCAACAGTGGCGGGTCGATGGTCAGTGGGTCACGATTGCGGCAAAATAATACAGGTCGTGTTGTATCAAATTGCAACGTTGGCAATTGATTCGGGCGCCCACTCGAAAAAAATCCTTTGGCACAGAAATTTCACGTCAGTCCGATTCATCCCTCAAGTGATCGGCCAACCGGCTTGTTCAAATCCCCCTGCGATTGGAGCTTTCGATGATGCGTTTTGCTCGCTGGCGTATAACACGTAGCGTTTGCTCGCTGATGATCGGCATTGGCGTAGGGGCTTGTGGCATTGTTGTCAGTGCAGATCCACCGGACCCAGAGCGTGCCATCGCATCGGGCGAGTTTGCGATCGCTAAAATGTTAGTGTCGGGAGCATCTGCCAAATCGGGCTCTGGTTCACAAGTCAACGCGATTAACGGGGCCGAGCGGCGTGACCGCTGGTTGGGGCAGGTTGCTCAGTCACAGCACCGACTCGGGGACGCCGAGGGGGCCTTGGCGACGCTTTCCCAGATCGATTCCCCTCAAGTGCGGCGGAGTGTCGCCAGCGAAGGGAACGTGTTTTTGGGCGAAAGTGGGCCGAAGTTTGGTGGGGGCCCAGGCAACCCGAACAGTGCCGCCGGCGGTGGGGCGTTCGCAGATTTCGATAGCCTGATGCAACTGATTCAAACAACTGTCGTTCCCGACACGTGGGAAGCACTTGGCGGAAACAGCACGATGGCTCCGTATCCTCAAGGGATCTATGTCGATCCGCGAGGCACCGTCTCGGTCGTCACTCGATCGCAAGCGGGCGCAGACTTCGGGAGGAATCGCGGTGACGGTGACCACGGCGAACTGGCGAATCTCAAGAGTCGGCTCAGTCAATCGCCACGTCATGTGACCGCCGACTGGCGATCGCCCTCGACGATGAGATGTGTTTCGTTGCGACGGCTGCGCGACACCATTTCACGACGCCGACTACTCGGTCAGGAACTTGGTGAAGTCGTTCTGCATCTGGCCGGATTGTCGCGAGCAGAGTACGTCGTTCTTACCGAAGATGACATCATCGTCGCGTCTAGGGTCGGTGGCATCGATGACGTGGGCGGATGGTTGGTCGATCGTCAAACAGGGATGGTCACCATGCGGTCCGATTTTTTGGCTCGTTGTCTGAAATCGACGTTGTCCGATTTGCCGTTCGGTTGCACCATCGATCCGACCGCCGAGGGGCTGCAGGCGGCAATGCGAATGGCCGATGAGATTCAGGGGGGCCTGCGTCCGATCGCAACCTCCGCCGATTCGATGGCCTCGGCACTCGGCATGCAACGTGTCGAGGTCTTCGGTGCTCCCGGAAACAACGCGGCCGCATTGCTGATGGTCGAAGCCGACCGACACATGAAGCAGCTAGCCCTGGGAAAGCATCCGATGCCCGAGGGCGCGATGAATTACTTGGATGCCGTCGATCGCTTGATCGCTGATGGCCCCCCAAAAGATTTGCTGTTGCGGTTATGGTTCACCGCCGATCCGATGCGGGTTCGATGCGATCATGATCGGCAGGTCTTCGAACTTTCCGGAACTCCGATCAAGTTAAGTCGCGAAAACCAACAAGCATTGGCGACGGGACAACGCGGTGACGTGATCGCCGATCCGCGAAGTCAGTTGTTCGTCGAAGACTTTAACCGCAACTGGACTCGACTTCGTGATCAGTATCAACTGTATGGCGCACTGGAGTCGCTTTATCATGCCGCCGCGGTTTCACAATTGATACGCCAATACGGAACGCTGCCGATTCACCGACACTTGGCTGAGAGCTTGGCGGCCGAAGACGAATCCGACGATTGGAATTTACATCCTCCGCAAGAAGTCGCTTCGATCGCCACCCGTCATACTGTCCGGCATGGCAAGCAACGGCATCAGATTATCTTAGCTAGCGGTGGCGTCTTCGTTGAATCCAAGTCGCTGCTCGAAGCCGACGCGGTGACCTACGCGACGCTTGGCGATCAACACGACCATCTTGCATTGCCGCCGGTTCAAGACGATCGCTGGTGGTGGGACCTTCGCTGATCATGCGTCAGAACGTTCAACGAACGTCCTTGATACAGAGACGCGCGGAATTCAGGGCGATGGGGTAATCGTTGTGCCAAGGATGTCGTCGAGTCGCCGACGGATGATTTTGGCCCACAATCGATAGCCATCTTCGTTCAGGTGAAGTTGGTCTTTGATGAACAGCTCTTTGCGAGGTGTCGCGTCGGATCGAAGGTAGTCGCCGGCGGTAGCGATGAAGTAAGTGTTGGGGGTCGTCAACGCAATTTCTCGCAATCGTTCGTTTACCTTGCGGATCTTATCCCATGCTTTAAAGCGGCTGTGCGTTGGAGTGATTTCGATCAAAAAAAATGGCGTGTTGGGGCGGTGTTCGTGGGCCGTCGCAACGATTTGCCGAGCTAACGATTCAATCAATTCTGGTGAGTGATCGTCCGGCTTTCCGGAGACCCCGTTACCGACGAACATCACGATCGCGCGATATTGGTGTGGCGTAATCAATCGCTCGGCAAACACGGCCATGTCGGTGAATTTGGCGCCGCCGTATCCTCTTCGAATGGTCTGATAGGGCGCCATGTCTTGTTCCATGGTCTTCCACAACCGAATGCTGCTGCTACCAATGAACAAAATCGCATCCTCTGACGGCTCGATTTGTTCGTTTAGTCCATCGAATGCGGCAATGTCCTTTTCCCATCGCTCGGTCGCTGCGGCTCGGTAGGGCCCGAGCAAGTCGTTAGCGTCCGATTCGATCGTATTCGATTCTTGTGCGGGGGCTGTCCCGGCGCCCATCGACGCGATCATCACAAGCAAGCAGCAACAGCGTAGCCAAGAGTTTCGAGAATCCATGATTCGTCTAAGCCATCGAAGGGGTCGGGGAGGTGGTGGGCTGGTTTCCGTCCGGTTTGTCCGTGCGATCACGGTGCACCAGAATATAAACGCATGGTACCAGCAACAACGTCAAGATGGTGCTGACAACCATTCCGCCAAGCAGGGCTCGGGCGAGCGGGATCATCGCTTCGTTTCCCGGTGCCAGCTGGATTGACAGTGGCAACATCGATGCGACAAGGGTGAGCGACGTCATCAAGATCGGTTTCAAGCGGACGCCCGCGGCGGATAGCATTGCATCTTTGACACGTTGACCGACGGCTCGTCGTTGATTGGCAAAGTCGATCAGCAAGATCGCATTGTTAACCACCACACCGACCATCATCAACGTTCCCATCAAGGACTGGATATTTAGTGTGGTGCCGGTCGCATACAAGACGACGACGATCCCACCAAGGCCGAGTGGGACCGACAACATGATGATCAGCGGATCGACAAACGATCGAAACTGAGCCATCAAAATCAAATACACCAGTAGCGTCGCGACGGCTAAACCGATCCCGAGCATTCCCAGACCGGATCGCATTTTTTCTACCGGGCCTCGTAGCGTTACGCCGACACCATTTTCAAATTCCATCGTCGCGAGGACCGCTTCGATGTCGGCAGCGACCGAACCGAGGTCGCGCCCGTCGACATTGACATGCACGTCGTTGACTCGGGAAATGTTGTAGTGGGCAATCTCACCGGGGATGTTGACTCGCTTGATGGTCGCAATATTTGAAATCGGTATCGTGACCGGACCATCAGGTGTGGCCAAAGAGATCGGCATGTTTCGGATTTCGTCGAGCGAATCGAACCGATTCGATTCGTATTGCACGCCCATGAAAAAGTCGACACCGGTTTTCGGGTCGATCCAAATCGTTGGGGCATAGCCGACGCTGGAACCCAGTGACGTCAGAATCGTTTTGGCAACGTCTTCTTGATCGACCCCCAAATACTTGGCGCGGGTACGATCGACTTGTACATCCAATTGCGGATAGTCAAGCGACTGGGCAATTTGAACGTCCGCGGTTCCGGGAATTCGCTGGACCGCTTGTACGATTCGTTCGGCCGCGTCTCGGCATTGCCCTAGTGTTCCCGCGGAAACTTGCACATTGATCGGAGTCGCCACGCCTTCGTTGAGCGCCATGTTGACGATCCCACCGGAGACAAACAAGAATCGCTCGAGAGGATACTCATCGGCCAATCGTTCGCGGAGCCGACCGATGTACTCTGACGTCCCGGTCGTTCGATTGGCCTGTTTCAGATTCACGATCAGGTAAGCGGTATCGGGCCCCGAGTTGCTACTGAGCACCGTCGAAAACCCCGCTCCCTTGCCGACGGGGAGGCCGATGTTAGCGATCAGCGTTTCGATCTGTTCCTCGGGAATGACCTCTTTGATGGTGTTTTCAATACGCTCGACGAGGCGTTCCGTTGCTTCCAGTTCCGTCCCCGGGGTCGTTTTGATTCGCAGTTCGAATGAACCCGAATCAACGCTCGGGAAAAGTTCCGTGCCAACTTGGGGTAGCCAATAGAAACTTCCGGCAACGACCGTGATGATGGCGATCGATGCGATCGCCGGTGATGCGAGCAAGCGGGACAGCAACTTGACGTATGCACCTGATCCTTTGGCGGTCTGCCGAGTCGGTTGGGTAGGATCGGTATCAGGCAACGCCGAGTCGCGGACAAAGGTGGCACAAAATGCTGGTACCACGGTCAACGCTAGGACATAGGACGCGCCGATGGTCAGGGTCGCGGCGAGCGAAAGCGGGGTGAACAAGTATTGGATCATGCCGGTCAAAAAGACCGCCGGCAGGAAAACGGCCAGCGTCGTCAGCGTTCCTGCGAGGATCGCACCGGACACTTCCGACGCGCCATCACGAGCGGCATCCATCGGCGTTTTTCCCATTCGCTGATGACGAACGACGTTTTCGACAACGACAATCGCCGCATCGACGACCGTTCCGATCGCAAGTGCCAAACCACCCAAGGTCATGACGTTGATCGTTTGACCAGAGTACGCGAACCCGAGACTACCGATCAGGACTGCGAATAACACACTGAGTACGATGATCACCGTGGGGAGGAAGCGTCTTAAGAACACCACGACAACAATCGCGACTAAGATCGAACCGAGACCGATTTGTTTGTAAAGATTCGAGATCGCATTGCGGATGTAGCTGGATTGGTCCGATACGAGCGTCACCTCGGTGGCTTCGGGGATGTCGCCCCGCTCTTTCATCTTTGGAATTTCAGCTCCGATGCCTTCATAGATCCGATCGACCACCGCGATTGTGTTTTCGCCGGGTTCGCGAAGTAGCGGGCAGTAAACGCTTCGTTTTCCGTTGACTCGAACGATGTTGTACTGCAGTGCCGCATCGTCTTCGACTCGGGCGACATCGCGAATGAAAATCGGGTGGTCGTCACGGACGGCGATGGCGATCGATTCAATTTCGTCGATCGTCGGCAGGGTATTGCGTGGATGGATTTGATAGTCGGTCCCGCCCATCCGCGCCGTCCCCGAGGCGAGCACCAGATTGCTTTTCTGAAGCGCGTCGACGACGTCGGTCGAGTCGAGGTGATACGCCTGTAGCTTCGCCGGATCAACGTAAATCATCATCTGGCGAAACTTGCCACCGAAGGGGTGCGGAATTTGGACCCCTTTCAGCCCGCCCATTTTGTTCCGAACGGCGTAGTAACCGATCGTGTAAAGCTGTTGC is a window from the Roseiconus lacunae genome containing:
- a CDS encoding GDSL-type esterase/lipase family protein → MDSRNSWLRCCCLLVMIASMGAGTAPAQESNTIESDANDLLGPYRAAATERWEKDIAAFDGLNEQIEPSEDAILFIGSSSIRLWKTMEQDMAPYQTIRRGYGGAKFTDMAVFAERLITPHQYRAIVMFVGNGVSGKPDDHSPELIESLARQIVATAHEHRPNTPFFLIEITPTHSRFKAWDKIRKVNERLREIALTTPNTYFIATAGDYLRSDATPRKELFIKDQLHLNEDGYRLWAKIIRRRLDDILGTTITPSP
- a CDS encoding arginyltransferase, with amino-acid sequence MKVSPLLASFFMDREHTPITPPSAAADDSQVPACPTVESSGSIDVKTPSASANTPMVVIYNQTQSCPYLDGQVARMPLEHPVMRLEPAGLDDLLVNGYRRTGPFFYRTQCPSCRECIPVRVDVNQFRFSSSMRRIINRCDRELRVVWGTAKADPIRLDLFNRHRSKRELTQNGPSSLADYHEFLVATSVNTAEIALYRQEKLIGVAITDVAANSLNAVYTHFDPDFAKYSIGTLAILLQFKKALETNRRYVYLGLYVADNSHLNYKRRFQPQQWRVDGQWVTIAAK
- a CDS encoding DUF1598 domain-containing protein, coding for MMRFARWRITRSVCSLMIGIGVGACGIVVSADPPDPERAIASGEFAIAKMLVSGASAKSGSGSQVNAINGAERRDRWLGQVAQSQHRLGDAEGALATLSQIDSPQVRRSVASEGNVFLGESGPKFGGGPGNPNSAAGGGAFADFDSLMQLIQTTVVPDTWEALGGNSTMAPYPQGIYVDPRGTVSVVTRSQAGADFGRNRGDGDHGELANLKSRLSQSPRHVTADWRSPSTMRCVSLRRLRDTISRRRLLGQELGEVVLHLAGLSRAEYVVLTEDDIIVASRVGGIDDVGGWLVDRQTGMVTMRSDFLARCLKSTLSDLPFGCTIDPTAEGLQAAMRMADEIQGGLRPIATSADSMASALGMQRVEVFGAPGNNAAALLMVEADRHMKQLALGKHPMPEGAMNYLDAVDRLIADGPPKDLLLRLWFTADPMRVRCDHDRQVFELSGTPIKLSRENQQALATGQRGDVIADPRSQLFVEDFNRNWTRLRDQYQLYGALESLYHAAAVSQLIRQYGTLPIHRHLAESLAAEDESDDWNLHPPQEVASIATRHTVRHGKQRHQIILASGGVFVESKSLLEADAVTYATLGDQHDHLALPPVQDDRWWWDLR
- a CDS encoding efflux RND transporter permease subunit, which encodes MGLIQFSLRNRFAVLAATIALGVLGVAVIPGITIDILPDFKKPVVVSFFSYPGLPTMDMEKSVTSRVERALTLAGKIEHQESRTVPGAAVIKVFFQPGADASSAMNDIVNLEASDMFHLPPGIEWPFTLRSEPANLPVVLAAISGEGLSEQQLYTIGYYAVRNKMGGLKGVQIPHPFGGKFRQMMIYVDPAKLQAYHLDSTDVVDALQKSNLVLASGTARMGGTDYQIHPRNTLPTIDEIESIAIAVRDDHPIFIRDVARVEDDAALQYNIVRVNGKRSVYCPLLREPGENTIAVVDRIYEGIGAEIPKMKERGDIPEATEVTLVSDQSSYIRNAISNLYKQIGLGSILVAIVVVVFLRRFLPTVIIVLSVLFAVLIGSLGFAYSGQTINVMTLGGLALAIGTVVDAAIVVVENVVRHQRMGKTPMDAARDGASEVSGAILAGTLTTLAVFLPAVFLTGMIQYLFTPLSLAATLTIGASYVLALTVVPAFCATFVRDSALPDTDPTQPTRQTAKGSGAYVKLLSRLLASPAIASIAIITVVAGSFYWLPQVGTELFPSVDSGSFELRIKTTPGTELEATERLVERIENTIKEVIPEEQIETLIANIGLPVGKGAGFSTVLSSNSGPDTAYLIVNLKQANRTTGTSEYIGRLRERLADEYPLERFLFVSGGIVNMALNEGVATPINVQVSAGTLGQCRDAAERIVQAVQRIPGTADVQIAQSLDYPQLDVQVDRTRAKYLGVDQEDVAKTILTSLGSSVGYAPTIWIDPKTGVDFFMGVQYESNRFDSLDEIRNMPISLATPDGPVTIPISNIATIKRVNIPGEIAHYNISRVNDVHVNVDGRDLGSVAADIEAVLATMEFENGVGVTLRGPVEKMRSGLGMLGIGLAVATLLVYLILMAQFRSFVDPLIIMLSVPLGLGGIVVVLYATGTTLNIQSLMGTLMMVGVVVNNAILLIDFANQRRAVGQRVKDAMLSAAGVRLKPILMTSLTLVASMLPLSIQLAPGNEAMIPLARALLGGMVVSTILTLLLVPCVYILVHRDRTDKPDGNQPTTSPTPSMA
- a CDS encoding DUF1598 domain-containing protein; the encoded protein is MNRPLRAIPVVLAVLLFSVPSAVFGQDNGGGTGGDTINFGQPIAGVDVDAAGVLKVRTFDPRVARQRLMAARQMRDNDLMRSSELRKVSLQRLEKAVQEQLANKGELSDDIKGLAGLTSVQYVFYYPETQDIVLAGPAEGFVADPTDRLVGIETGKPTVLLEDVVTALRAFSPHGQPTGVISVSIDPTAEGLQRMQQFLASVRGRVRPGDAQQLAHGLKNNLGLQTVSIRGIPNDTHFARVLVEADYRMKLIGIGLEQLPVPVKSYVERANPAAVAANAMERWYFQPTYDGISVSEDGLAMKINERGVQLVGENERVAGGNRTITKRVNKASQAFCQDFTEKFPLIADRVRIYAELRQLMDVSIAAAYIQEQDFYGQANWGMQVLGSENSVAVQTYTAPEQVETAVNAIWRGSTLMTPLGGGVQMQPRKALTSKNLVVDRDGKNNAVKQSAGPANLDDGQWWWD